A part of Streptomyces sp. NBC_01210 genomic DNA contains:
- a CDS encoding M4 family metallopeptidase encodes MTPHKNTRRAAALVATAAMVVVGVQAGSASGAPGRADGPTPAPTGVSARDVAIKSAQADATSAAGALGLGAKEKLVVRDVIKDADGTVHTRYERTYDGLPVLGGDLVTHTAKNGRFKGVDKANDARISVATTDAVRKAAAGARKVIWAGNGTPVLAFETVRTGVQKDGTPSKLHIVTDAATGKKLHQYEAVETGTGASQYSGEVPLSTTKSGSGFELTDGERGGHKTYDLNQGQSGTGKLLTDDDDKWGSGTNDDRQTAGVDAAYGAAMTWDFYKTELGRNGIADDGKAAYSRVHYGQSYVNAFWDDDCFCMTYGDGEGDKKSLTELDVAGHEMSHGLTSRTAKLEYSGESGGLNEATSDIFGTSVEFFANNKKDVGDYLIGEEIDINGDGKPLRYMDKPSKDGQSLDAWKAGAGDVDVHHSSGIANHFFYLLSEGSGKKTINGVDYDSPTSDSSTVTGIGREKAYKIWYKALTTYMTSTTDYKAAREATVKAANDLYGADGAEAKTVAAAWGAVNVK; translated from the coding sequence ATGACCCCCCACAAGAACACCCGGCGCGCCGCTGCCCTCGTGGCCACGGCCGCCATGGTCGTCGTCGGCGTACAGGCCGGATCCGCGAGCGGCGCACCAGGCCGGGCGGACGGCCCCACCCCCGCCCCGACGGGCGTTTCCGCGCGCGACGTGGCCATCAAGTCCGCCCAGGCCGACGCTACTTCGGCCGCCGGCGCGCTCGGCCTCGGCGCCAAGGAGAAGCTGGTCGTCCGTGACGTCATCAAGGACGCGGACGGCACGGTGCACACCCGCTACGAACGCACGTACGACGGACTGCCTGTCCTGGGCGGCGACCTCGTCACGCACACCGCCAAGAACGGCAGGTTCAAGGGCGTGGACAAGGCGAACGACGCCCGCATATCGGTGGCGACCACCGACGCGGTGCGTAAGGCCGCGGCCGGTGCCCGCAAGGTGATCTGGGCGGGCAACGGCACGCCGGTCCTCGCCTTCGAGACGGTCAGGACCGGCGTGCAGAAGGACGGTACGCCCAGCAAGCTGCACATCGTCACCGACGCCGCGACCGGCAAGAAGCTGCACCAGTACGAAGCTGTCGAGACCGGCACCGGCGCCAGCCAGTACAGCGGCGAGGTCCCCCTCTCCACCACCAAGAGCGGCTCCGGCTTCGAGCTCACCGACGGCGAGCGCGGTGGCCACAAGACCTACGACCTGAACCAGGGCCAGAGCGGCACCGGCAAGCTGCTCACTGACGACGACGACAAGTGGGGCAGCGGCACCAACGACGACCGGCAGACCGCCGGCGTCGACGCCGCCTACGGCGCCGCCATGACCTGGGACTTCTACAAGACCGAGCTCGGCCGCAATGGCATCGCCGACGACGGCAAGGCCGCGTACTCCCGGGTCCACTACGGCCAGTCGTACGTCAACGCCTTCTGGGACGACGACTGCTTCTGCATGACATACGGCGACGGCGAGGGCGACAAGAAGTCCCTCACCGAGCTCGACGTGGCGGGCCACGAGATGAGCCACGGTCTCACCTCCCGCACCGCCAAGCTGGAGTACAGCGGTGAGTCGGGCGGGCTCAACGAGGCGACCAGCGACATCTTCGGCACCTCGGTCGAGTTCTTCGCCAACAACAAGAAGGACGTCGGCGACTACCTCATCGGCGAAGAGATCGACATCAACGGCGACGGCAAGCCCCTGCGTTACATGGACAAGCCCAGCAAGGACGGGCAGTCCCTGGACGCGTGGAAGGCCGGCGCCGGCGACGTGGACGTCCACCACTCCTCCGGCATCGCGAACCACTTCTTCTACCTGCTGTCCGAGGGCAGCGGCAAGAAGACGATCAACGGGGTCGACTACGACTCCCCGACCTCGGACAGCTCGACGGTCACCGGGATCGGCCGGGAGAAGGCCTACAAGATCTGGTACAAGGCCCTCACCACCTACATGACCTCGACGACCGACTACAAGGCCGCCCGTGAGGCGACCGTGAAGGCAGCAAACGACCTGTACGGAGCAGACGGCGCGGAGGCGAAGACAGTCGCCGCCGCCTGGGGCGCGGTCAACGTGAAGTAA
- a CDS encoding ABC transporter ATP-binding protein: protein MTTSATLPTAASPVVGTQEIGSIELRRVRKTYGDVAAVDDLDLTVQPGEFVTLLGPSGSGKTTTMMMVAGFEELTSGTVLINGEPVDKLPPKDRNLGVVFQSYALFPHMSARENVEFALRMRKIRPTERRQRAEEALERVGLAKLGDRRPRQLSGGQQQRVALARALVFNPSALLLDEPMAALDKRLREQMQEEIKTIQRSLGISVLFVTHDQDEAMSMSDRIVVMRDGRIVQQGAPEDVYAHPATDWVANFLGDTNLLPCSIVERSGDTAVVDLGRLGICRVQDRGAKGDRYAVSIRPEHLAFIPAERDENSAKGRVVSSTNLGATIRHRLLVGEQELLMREMSPSSRTAAELDADVCVGWDQDHAQLLVLDA from the coding sequence ATGACAACCTCCGCTACGCTCCCGACCGCTGCCTCGCCGGTCGTCGGGACTCAGGAAATCGGTTCCATCGAACTGCGCCGGGTGCGTAAGACCTATGGCGACGTCGCCGCGGTCGACGACCTCGATCTGACCGTGCAGCCCGGCGAGTTCGTCACCCTGCTCGGCCCCAGCGGTTCGGGCAAGACCACCACCATGATGATGGTTGCCGGCTTCGAGGAACTCACCTCCGGCACGGTGCTGATCAACGGCGAACCGGTCGACAAGCTGCCGCCGAAGGACCGCAATCTCGGTGTCGTGTTCCAGAGTTACGCGCTGTTTCCCCACATGAGCGCAAGGGAGAACGTCGAGTTCGCCCTGCGTATGCGTAAAATCCGGCCGACGGAGCGGCGCCAACGGGCCGAGGAGGCCCTTGAACGCGTCGGTCTGGCCAAGCTGGGCGACCGCCGCCCGCGCCAGCTGTCCGGAGGACAGCAGCAGCGGGTCGCGCTGGCCCGCGCCCTGGTCTTCAATCCGTCGGCACTGCTCCTGGACGAGCCGATGGCAGCGCTGGACAAACGGCTGCGGGAGCAGATGCAGGAAGAGATCAAGACCATCCAACGGTCGCTGGGGATCTCCGTACTGTTCGTCACCCACGACCAGGACGAAGCCATGTCCATGTCGGACAGAATCGTCGTGATGCGCGACGGCCGAATCGTGCAGCAGGGTGCTCCCGAGGACGTGTACGCGCATCCCGCGACCGACTGGGTGGCCAACTTCCTCGGCGACACCAATCTCCTGCCGTGCAGCATCGTGGAACGCTCGGGCGACACGGCCGTTGTCGACCTCGGCCGGCTCGGGATCTGCCGGGTACAGGACCGCGGGGCCAAGGGTGATCGGTACGCGGTGTCCATCCGGCCGGAACATCTGGCGTTCATTCCCGCCGAACGGGACGAGAACAGCGCGAAGGGCCGAGTGGTGTCCTCCACCAACCTCGGCGCCACCATCCGCCACCGGCTGCTTGTGGGGGAGCAGGAGCTGTTGATGCGGGAAATGTCCCCGAGCTCGCGCACCGCCGCCGAACTCGACGCGGATGTGTGCGTCGGCTGGGACCAGGACCACGCCCAGTTGCTCGTCCTCGACGCCTGA
- a CDS encoding extracellular solute-binding protein — protein MTQPTTPISRRSILRTGAGAALAVPFAGSLLTSCSTKSTNTAPANKTVTVTSYGGSYNDQLTKTILKPFEKKTGIRSTLLANTSLAALKTQVHSGDVQWDLVELTAPEYVQAVNEDLLEKFDYDIISDKGLPSYAKAEYGIKYLSFLFVMAWDQKHIPDGQAPKNWAQFFDQSRYPTKRSVYGQLSDSSVLEAARLAEGIPFDKIYPLDVDAALRYLAKHPGRDRLIYHTANQEPVQQLTSGEVTLSTSFNNRINAARKDGARLNFSSSNGVLAGDYFVVPKGSRNKEAAFRLMNFMSNDADAGADFDRTTNLTLANTPALAKLPAAVADTLPTSPKLAETILVRDDEWWAKNLKATEQRFKLWQAGS, from the coding sequence ATGACGCAGCCAACGACACCCATCAGCCGGCGGTCGATTCTGAGGACGGGAGCAGGTGCTGCGCTGGCGGTCCCGTTCGCAGGAAGCCTGCTCACCTCCTGCAGCACCAAGTCGACCAACACCGCGCCGGCGAACAAGACCGTGACGGTCACCTCGTACGGCGGCTCCTACAACGACCAGCTGACGAAGACCATCCTGAAGCCGTTCGAGAAGAAGACGGGCATCCGCTCGACGCTGCTCGCCAACACCAGCCTGGCGGCCCTCAAGACGCAGGTGCACTCCGGCGACGTGCAGTGGGACCTGGTGGAGTTGACGGCTCCGGAGTACGTCCAGGCCGTCAACGAAGACCTGCTCGAGAAGTTCGACTACGACATCATCAGCGACAAGGGGCTGCCTTCCTACGCGAAGGCGGAGTACGGCATCAAGTACCTGAGCTTCCTGTTCGTGATGGCCTGGGACCAGAAGCACATCCCCGACGGGCAAGCACCCAAGAACTGGGCCCAGTTCTTCGACCAGAGCAGATACCCCACCAAGCGCTCGGTGTACGGACAGCTGTCGGACAGCTCCGTGCTGGAAGCGGCGCGGCTGGCCGAGGGCATCCCGTTCGACAAGATCTATCCGCTGGATGTGGACGCCGCGCTGCGTTACCTGGCGAAGCACCCCGGACGCGACAGGCTGATCTACCACACGGCCAATCAGGAGCCCGTCCAGCAGTTGACGTCGGGCGAGGTCACGCTGTCCACCAGCTTCAACAACCGGATCAACGCCGCTCGCAAGGACGGCGCCAGGCTGAACTTCTCCTCGTCCAACGGTGTCCTCGCCGGCGACTACTTCGTCGTCCCCAAGGGATCGAGGAACAAGGAAGCGGCGTTCCGGCTGATGAACTTCATGAGCAACGACGCAGATGCCGGAGCCGACTTCGACCGGACGACAAACCTGACGCTGGCCAACACCCCCGCGCTCGCGAAGCTGCCCGCTGCTGTCGCCGACACTCTTCCCACCAGTCCGAAGCTGGCGGAGACCATTCTCGTACGCGACGACGAGTGGTGGGCGAAGAACCTCAAGGCGACGGAGCAGAGGTTCAAGCTGTGGCAGGCGGGAAGCTGA
- a CDS encoding ABC transporter permease translates to MRSASSRLSPALLAAVPVFVFLVVPTAIVVPMAFNHSRYITFPPDRFSTDAVTGFFGDTAWISAVLASLQAAGIAVVLAVLLGGAAAVALHGRQFPGRSAVTGVILAPMIVPAVVLALAFYQFFNSVGLVGTILPIGLAHAVIATPYAFLTVRASLSGLNPALVRSAQSLGAGTPSVARFVYLPVIRPGLVAGALFAFSVSIDETVIALFLQSPSATTLPVKMFTDIQYNLTPKIAVSSAMLVTVATLGLLVQVLFMLRRRSIARMLPLTTVAADQTG, encoded by the coding sequence ATGAGGTCGGCTAGTTCTCGGCTCTCCCCGGCGCTGCTCGCCGCCGTCCCGGTTTTCGTGTTCCTCGTCGTACCCACCGCGATCGTGGTGCCGATGGCGTTCAACCACAGCCGGTACATCACCTTCCCGCCGGATCGGTTCTCCACCGACGCGGTCACCGGATTCTTCGGCGACACGGCCTGGATCTCGGCCGTTCTGGCGAGCCTGCAGGCCGCGGGTATCGCCGTGGTACTCGCGGTGCTGCTGGGGGGAGCTGCGGCGGTAGCCCTGCACGGGCGGCAGTTCCCGGGGCGGTCCGCGGTGACCGGGGTGATCCTCGCTCCGATGATCGTCCCCGCCGTGGTGCTGGCGCTGGCGTTCTACCAGTTCTTCAACTCCGTCGGACTCGTCGGCACGATTCTTCCGATCGGCCTCGCCCACGCCGTGATCGCCACGCCGTACGCGTTCCTCACCGTGCGCGCCAGCCTCTCCGGCCTCAATCCGGCCCTGGTGCGCTCCGCGCAGAGTCTGGGAGCCGGCACACCGTCCGTGGCACGGTTCGTTTATCTGCCGGTCATCCGGCCCGGTCTTGTCGCGGGCGCGCTGTTCGCCTTTTCCGTCTCCATCGACGAGACGGTGATCGCGCTGTTCCTGCAGTCGCCGAGTGCGACCACGCTGCCGGTGAAGATGTTCACCGACATTCAGTACAACCTGACGCCGAAGATCGCTGTCTCCTCGGCCATGTTGGTCACCGTCGCCACTCTCGGACTGCTCGTGCAGGTCCTCTTCATGCTCCGCCGCCGTTCCATCGCCCGGATGCTGCCGTTGACGACGGTGGCCGCCGACCAGACAGGGTGA
- a CDS encoding SpoIIE family protein phosphatase yields MCAADAFPAEPARPRGGASEPGGLFDLLSVAAVVLDAYGRIALWSPQAEELFGYTAEQALGRFADRLLVHEQHMELVRQLFAEVMVGDGNWAGAFPVRRKDGSTLLVEFRNMRLEDHRKELYALGLATDQATLLQVERDLALSTRLVSQSPIGLAVVDTDLRYVSVNPALERINGLPAAEHVGRHVRDAVPFLDTEAIESAMREVLATGVPLLDQESVGRTPADPDREHAWSVSFYRLESSNGEVLGVATSVVDVTERYRATAEVVQARKRLALVADATIRIGTTLDLDQTARELAGVSVPELADVAAVDVLDSVLNARGAIAIHEGPAVFRALAVAAAHPTDAVRAADPPGEVARYETDRLVTQCVITGRPVRVPHVETDDLLRIARSPEAARLLATAGVHSYLAVPLIARGEVLGALDLKRTRNPEPFNTDDEILAGELAARAAVCIDNARWYQQVRNTALTLQRSLLPQQPPDQPGLEIAYRYEPAQAASEVGGDWFDVIPLTGDKTALVVGDVMGSGISAAATMGQLRTATRTLAELDLDPAQVLRHLDRIADRMVQTITTCIYAVYDPHQSQCLISNAGHLPPALVRPGLPPELLEVPTGAPLGVGDVNFQTTALDLRPHDDLVLYTDGLVETRDQAIDERLQTLLALLAAPPRSLEETCDVLLHSLRHPGDHDDVALLIARVRPWPATGATPTA; encoded by the coding sequence ATGTGTGCAGCCGATGCCTTCCCTGCCGAACCCGCCCGGCCGAGAGGCGGCGCATCCGAGCCCGGGGGGCTCTTTGATCTGCTGAGCGTCGCCGCCGTGGTACTGGACGCGTACGGCCGGATCGCGCTGTGGAGCCCGCAGGCCGAGGAGTTGTTCGGGTACACCGCCGAGCAGGCGCTCGGCCGCTTCGCAGATCGGTTGCTGGTCCATGAGCAGCACATGGAACTGGTGCGCCAGCTGTTCGCCGAGGTGATGGTGGGCGACGGGAACTGGGCGGGTGCCTTCCCCGTACGGCGCAAGGACGGCAGCACGCTGCTGGTGGAGTTCCGCAATATGCGGCTGGAGGACCACCGGAAGGAGCTCTACGCACTGGGCCTCGCCACCGACCAGGCGACGTTGCTGCAGGTGGAGCGGGACCTGGCCCTGTCCACCCGGTTGGTCTCCCAGTCCCCGATCGGGCTGGCGGTGGTGGACACTGATCTGCGGTACGTCAGCGTCAACCCGGCACTCGAACGCATCAATGGCCTGCCGGCCGCCGAGCATGTTGGACGTCACGTCCGGGATGCCGTGCCTTTTTTGGACACCGAGGCAATCGAGTCCGCGATGCGCGAGGTTCTCGCCACGGGCGTTCCGCTGCTTGACCAGGAGTCGGTCGGGCGCACCCCGGCCGATCCGGACCGCGAGCACGCCTGGTCGGTCTCGTTCTACCGGCTGGAGTCCTCCAACGGGGAAGTGCTCGGGGTGGCCACCTCAGTCGTGGACGTCACCGAGCGGTATCGCGCCACCGCCGAGGTCGTTCAGGCCCGGAAACGCCTCGCGCTCGTTGCTGACGCCACCATACGCATCGGCACCACGCTCGACCTCGACCAGACCGCCCGTGAACTCGCCGGAGTGTCCGTACCGGAGCTGGCCGACGTGGCCGCCGTGGACGTGCTCGACAGTGTGCTGAACGCCCGCGGGGCCATCGCGATCCATGAAGGCCCCGCGGTGTTCCGGGCTCTCGCCGTGGCCGCCGCGCACCCCACCGATGCCGTACGCGCCGCTGATCCGCCCGGTGAGGTCGCCAGGTATGAGACCGACCGGCTGGTCACCCAGTGCGTGATCACCGGCCGCCCGGTCCGGGTGCCCCACGTGGAGACCGACGACCTGTTGCGTATCGCCCGCAGTCCCGAAGCCGCGAGGCTGCTGGCCACGGCGGGGGTGCACTCCTACCTCGCCGTGCCACTGATCGCGCGCGGCGAAGTCCTCGGCGCCCTCGACCTCAAGCGAACCCGCAACCCTGAACCGTTCAACACCGACGATGAGATCCTGGCCGGCGAGCTGGCCGCGCGAGCGGCCGTGTGCATCGACAACGCCCGCTGGTACCAGCAGGTGCGCAATACCGCACTCACTCTCCAGCGCAGCCTTCTGCCTCAGCAGCCACCGGACCAACCCGGTCTGGAGATTGCGTACCGCTATGAGCCGGCCCAGGCCGCCAGCGAGGTCGGCGGCGACTGGTTCGACGTCATCCCGCTCACGGGCGACAAGACCGCCCTCGTCGTCGGCGATGTCATGGGCAGCGGCATCAGCGCCGCCGCCACGATGGGCCAGCTCCGCACCGCCACCCGCACGCTGGCCGAACTCGACCTCGACCCCGCCCAGGTGCTGCGCCACCTCGATCGCATCGCCGACCGCATGGTGCAGACCATTACCACATGCATCTACGCCGTCTACGATCCCCACCAGTCCCAGTGCCTCATCTCCAACGCCGGGCACCTGCCGCCGGCCCTGGTACGCCCTGGCCTGCCCCCCGAACTGCTCGAGGTGCCCACTGGCGCCCCGCTCGGCGTTGGCGACGTCAACTTCCAGACCACTGCGCTCGATCTGCGCCCCCACGATGATCTGGTCCTCTACACCGATGGCCTGGTCGAAACGCGCGACCAGGCCATCGATGAACGTCTGCAGACCCTCCTGGCCCTCCTCGCCGCCCCTCCCCGGTCTCTGGAAGAGACCTGTGACGTTCTTCTGCACTCTCTGCGCCACCCCGGAGACCACGACGACGTGGCCCTGCTCATCGCCAGGGTCCGGCCCTGGCCCGCGACCGGGGCGACGCCGACGGCCTGA
- a CDS encoding ABC transporter permease has product MRRALRAEWTKLRTEGGIGWLMLGIIATTVAVSAGVASNSRCSELGCGGDATRLSLTGVMVGQVVVAIVAVLTMGNEYNTGMIRTTVTAMPRRSTVLAAKATVLTGVMFVAGSVSVLASVLAGRILLPGQGFNTEHGYAALSLTDGPTLRAAVGSVLYLVLIALLGLGIATTVRSSATAIGIVLALLFIFPILTRVVSDPDWQRHLEQIAPMTAGLAVQTTIGVGELPIGPWQGLGVPALWAVAALLGGGLLFRSRDV; this is encoded by the coding sequence ATGAGGCGAGCACTGCGTGCGGAGTGGACGAAGCTGCGCACGGAGGGGGGCATCGGCTGGCTGATGCTCGGCATCATCGCGACGACCGTGGCGGTCAGCGCCGGAGTAGCCTCGAACTCCAGGTGTTCGGAGCTGGGTTGTGGCGGGGACGCGACCAGGCTCAGCCTCACGGGGGTCATGGTCGGCCAGGTGGTCGTCGCCATCGTGGCTGTGCTGACGATGGGCAACGAGTACAACACCGGCATGATCCGCACCACCGTCACGGCGATGCCGCGCCGGTCCACCGTACTGGCCGCGAAAGCCACCGTCCTCACCGGCGTGATGTTCGTGGCAGGGAGCGTTTCCGTCCTCGCGTCCGTGCTGGCCGGGCGAATCCTTCTGCCCGGCCAGGGCTTCAACACGGAGCACGGCTACGCGGCGCTGTCCCTGACGGACGGGCCGACACTGCGCGCCGCCGTGGGATCGGTCCTCTACCTCGTCCTGATCGCCCTGCTCGGCCTCGGCATCGCGACGACCGTCCGGAGCTCCGCAACTGCCATCGGCATCGTCCTGGCCCTGCTCTTCATCTTCCCGATCCTCACCCGCGTGGTCTCCGACCCGGACTGGCAGCGGCACCTCGAGCAGATCGCGCCGATGACAGCCGGCCTCGCCGTCCAGACGACCATCGGTGTCGGCGAACTGCCCATCGGCCCATGGCAAGGCCTCGGTGTGCCGGCCCTGTGGGCGGTCGCCGCGCTGCTCGGCGGTGGGTTGCTGTTCCGCTCGCGCGACGTATGA
- a CDS encoding glutamate ABC transporter substrate-binding protein — translation MKLRMVSAAAAAALTLSLTATACGSGDGDKSSAGSGDKKITVGIKFDQPGIGLKTPDGKYTGLDVDVAAYVAKQLGYKPTDIEWKEAKSADRETLLQRGDVDYIVASYSITPERQKKVDFAGPYLLAHQDVLIRADDNSIKKPEDLNNKKLCSVTGSTSAQNVKTKIAPKAQLQEYGGYSECLTGLENKVIDALTTDDAILAGYAAQPEFKGKFKLGGFKLSNENYGIGVQKGSELKAKINTALEKMVSDGSWQAYVNKNLGPAGYKNEPAPKIGVIVS, via the coding sequence ATGAAGCTTCGTATGGTCTCTGCCGCAGCAGCCGCTGCGCTCACGCTGTCCCTCACCGCCACGGCCTGCGGATCCGGCGACGGCGACAAGAGCAGTGCGGGCAGCGGTGACAAAAAGATCACCGTCGGCATCAAATTCGACCAGCCAGGCATCGGCCTGAAGACCCCGGACGGCAAGTACACGGGTCTCGACGTCGACGTGGCGGCGTACGTGGCCAAGCAGCTCGGCTACAAGCCCACCGACATCGAATGGAAGGAAGCCAAGAGCGCCGACCGCGAGACGCTGCTCCAGAGAGGTGATGTCGACTACATCGTGGCCTCCTACTCGATCACGCCCGAGCGTCAGAAGAAGGTCGACTTCGCCGGCCCCTACCTGCTGGCGCACCAGGACGTCCTGATCCGGGCGGACGACAACTCCATCAAGAAGCCCGAGGACCTGAACAACAAGAAGCTCTGCTCGGTCACCGGGTCCACCTCCGCGCAGAACGTCAAGACAAAGATCGCGCCGAAGGCTCAGCTGCAGGAGTACGGCGGCTACTCCGAGTGCCTCACCGGTCTGGAGAACAAGGTCATCGACGCCCTGACCACCGATGACGCGATCCTCGCCGGCTACGCCGCGCAGCCCGAGTTCAAGGGCAAGTTCAAGCTGGGCGGCTTCAAGCTGAGCAACGAGAACTACGGCATCGGTGTCCAGAAGGGCAGCGAGCTCAAGGCCAAGATCAACACCGCCCTGGAGAAGATGGTCAGCGACGGTTCCTGGCAGGCCTACGTCAACAAGAACCTGGGACCGGCCGGCTACAAGAACGAGCCTGCACCGAAGATCGGCGTCATCGTCAGCTGA
- a CDS encoding amino acid ABC transporter ATP-binding protein encodes MKPKSGVTVTQETATRGTGDALVVLRDVNKHFGALHVLQDIDLTIAQGEVVVVIGPSGGGKSTLCRAINRLETIDSGEIAIDGKPLPAEGRELAALRADVGMVFQSFNLFAHKTVLQNVTLGQIKVRKKDKKAAEERARRLLDRVGVASQADKYPAQLSGGQQQRVAIARALAMDPKIMLFDEPTSALDPEMINEVLEVMQQLARDGMTMVVVTHEMGFARSAANRVVFMADGRIVEETTPDQFFSNPRSNRAKDFLSKILHH; translated from the coding sequence ATGAAGCCGAAGAGCGGAGTAACGGTGACCCAGGAAACTGCCACCCGCGGCACGGGCGACGCGCTGGTCGTGCTGCGCGACGTCAATAAGCACTTCGGCGCGCTCCATGTCCTCCAGGACATCGACCTGACCATCGCCCAGGGCGAGGTTGTCGTCGTCATTGGGCCGTCCGGGGGCGGTAAGTCCACACTGTGCCGCGCCATCAACCGCCTGGAGACCATCGACTCCGGCGAGATCGCCATCGACGGCAAGCCCCTGCCCGCCGAGGGCCGCGAGCTGGCCGCACTGCGTGCCGATGTGGGCATGGTCTTCCAGTCCTTCAACCTCTTCGCGCACAAGACCGTGCTGCAGAACGTGACGCTCGGCCAGATCAAGGTCCGCAAGAAGGACAAGAAGGCCGCCGAGGAGCGGGCGCGCCGGCTGCTCGACCGGGTGGGAGTCGCCTCCCAGGCGGACAAGTACCCCGCGCAGCTCTCCGGTGGCCAGCAGCAGCGGGTGGCGATCGCCAGAGCGCTGGCCATGGACCCGAAGATCATGCTCTTCGACGAGCCGACATCCGCGCTCGACCCGGAGATGATCAATGAGGTGCTGGAGGTCATGCAGCAGCTCGCCCGGGACGGTATGACGATGGTCGTCGTCACCCATGAGATGGGGTTCGCCCGTTCGGCCGCCAACCGCGTGGTCTTCATGGCGGACGGCCGGATCGTGGAAGAGACGACACCCGATCAGTTCTTCAGCAACCCGCGCAGCAACCGCGCCAAGGACTTTCTTTCGAAGATTCTTCACCACTGA
- a CDS encoding ABC transporter permease, with protein sequence MAGGKLTMPLAAVAPAQACDTSRGRRFRVRGTWLLLLAPIAAFDAILFLTPLGTLVSSSMEDQAYQRVLEDPLVIKSLINTFEISAVSTLATIVIGYLLAWAIWRSGALTRVVLFALVLLPFWTGVLVKNFAWAVLLQDNGLVNGALQGLGLTDHPLTLLHNRFAVVLGMVHYLLPYAVFPIFAALSAIDNRLELAARSLGAGELSVFRRVILPLTVPGVSAAGLLVFIISTGFFITPVVLGGPGDQMIANQIDFYAMELTDFAGASALALVLTAIVSVLVAVYQRILRAGGAHEVG encoded by the coding sequence GTGGCAGGCGGGAAGCTGACAATGCCCCTCGCCGCCGTAGCGCCCGCGCAGGCCTGCGACACGTCCCGCGGACGCCGGTTCCGCGTCCGCGGGACGTGGTTGCTGCTCCTCGCTCCGATCGCCGCTTTCGACGCCATCCTGTTTCTCACCCCGCTGGGGACGCTCGTCTCCTCCAGCATGGAAGACCAGGCCTACCAGCGGGTGCTCGAAGACCCGCTGGTGATCAAGTCGTTGATCAATACGTTCGAGATCAGCGCGGTCTCCACCCTCGCGACCATCGTGATCGGCTACCTGCTGGCCTGGGCGATCTGGCGCAGTGGCGCCCTCACGCGGGTCGTCCTGTTCGCCCTGGTCCTGCTGCCTTTCTGGACCGGAGTCCTGGTGAAGAACTTCGCCTGGGCGGTCCTCCTGCAGGACAACGGTCTGGTGAACGGCGCCCTGCAGGGACTCGGGCTCACCGACCATCCGCTGACGCTGCTGCACAATCGGTTCGCGGTCGTGCTGGGGATGGTGCACTACCTCCTGCCCTACGCCGTGTTCCCGATCTTCGCCGCGCTTTCCGCGATCGACAACCGGCTGGAGCTGGCCGCGCGTTCCCTGGGCGCGGGCGAGCTGTCGGTCTTCCGCCGGGTCATCCTTCCGCTCACTGTGCCGGGCGTCTCGGCCGCCGGGCTGCTGGTGTTCATCATCAGCACCGGCTTCTTCATCACACCTGTCGTGCTCGGTGGCCCGGGAGATCAGATGATTGCCAATCAAATCGACTTCTACGCCATGGAGTTGACCGACTTCGCCGGCGCCTCCGCGCTCGCGCTTGTGCTGACCGCCATCGTGAGCGTGCTCGTGGCGGTCTACCAGCGGATCCTCCGCGCGGGAGGTGCCCATGAGGTCGGCTAG